From the Xenopus laevis strain J_2021 chromosome 7L, Xenopus_laevis_v10.1, whole genome shotgun sequence genome, the window ATATTACCCTGGCAAGTCTGTGTTTAGGCTCATTCTTTTTTGCATAGTCAAGAGAGTCGTAGATCATGCCAAAGCCTGTAGTTTTGCCACCTCCAAAGTGAGTCCTAAAACCAAACACAAAAATAACATCTGGGGTTGTCTTGTACATCTTTGCCAGCTTTTCTCTGATTTCAGTCTTGGGGACAGTAGCTTTGCCTGGATGAAGTACATCAATGACCTACAATAAGCAAACATTCCaaagaattacatttattattgccAATTCAAACTAGAGAAATACCTTTCCATtgcaaacatttataataaacaagtatATTGTCAACATCTGCTTATTTAGACATTCTCTcaactttagttgcataaacaaAACAATCTTCCTCCTTTCAGTAAATGGTGCATTTTCTCTACCAGCATATCTGAACCCATAGAGGAGCCCAAAACTGCCTTGTGTATGTATAATGTACCATTATCATAACTGGCTGGGATGGCATGATAATCTCATGCCGTTTACCGTCTTCCTTCAAGCAAACAGACAATCACCCAAAAATTGCATCTATTTCATGAACCTTTAATTCAAACTCACAAAAAAAGTATGGCCCCCGTCACAGCTTACCCTTTAATTAATGTCCCTTTTACTAGGACCCCCCACAACAATGAGAATTAGAAAAATTTTCCTTACCATCTGCTTGCGCTGCAGAAGTCTGTTTGTCATAAACTTTCTTGTTCTGATAGTCACTGTGTCATTCTGAGAAATTAAATGAACAGTTTTAGAATTCTACTAGTGTTgtatgcaaagtacaaaatacaTAGACAGTACAGGCTACAATAAGCTCCCCAAAAACAGGGCTTGTAGTTGAAAGTGTTTCATCTAttcttaaagggttagttcaccttcaaaccagccaaactttttttttatcatcaaactggggtcactgaccatagAAGGCAAAATATCACAAGGAtccaattttatttttccattatctTTCTACTCATTCATTTTCCTCACGCATTCACACCACTGCTTAGTTGGACCTTGGTAAGCAGATATCTGCGGAAATTCCAAAATGGAAGTAGTTACAATTTGCGGtaggtgttcatttttttttttatataattagctGTTTATTTGGCTTattactctacatcatactaaaagttaatttaaaagggtacctgttgccaaaaaatatatattattcccAACCAAAGATGCGGGCTAACAGAGCCCTGCCCGTACTCCAGTTGGTAGGGGgttaactttttttattgcacTTACTCTGCTGCTAGGAAGGCGGCTAGATGCAAAAATACATATTACAGTTCCACTTTCTAACCTTTCAAAAATATACGTCAACCACACGTTTATTCTAGGTTTATTAACTCGTTAAATTATCAGTACTACAACAGGGATCATAAGTACAAAACCTGATCGAGAAAACAAGTCAATTTCCCGGTTTCAATTAAACCACGGTTCCCACCAGCCTGTGCCTTAAGCCAGAAGAACCATGGAATCAAAGCATTTGCGCACTGTAAGCGGAAAACACAGCTAGTATGAAAAATATGCCTTTCTGAGTGTGATTTTATAAACCCAGCATTTCACGAAAGACATACACACACAACTAGGCCGCAATTCTAACTTGCCGCAATCATCTATGTTTTCCCGACTCGAGTTAGTAAATATCTCAGCCATCCACATCTGAAAGTCTGTAGTACAAAAATCCATGGTATCTAGGTACTTCAGGAGACGGATGGCAGAGATATAAACCAAAttaataaatccagcagcaccaCTCACCATCTTGCCGGCTATCTCTCACGGTGACGAAGGAAAGGAAGGAATGCCCGCCCTCGACAAATCATATCACAGAAGCAGATAGTGGGGGTAGGGTCTAAGTGGGTCTACAAACCAATCATAGCACAGGTCATAAATAGTCCAATCAGAATTCCTTGGTCATAGAAAAGTCGGCTGATGAAAAGAAAGAGATCTGTATTAAATGGAAGTTCCTGCTTGTTTACAGGGGTTAAATCGCTCTGTTGAAAAGCTGTTCTCGCAACGGTTTAGAAGGGCCTTTTCTGATTTGGGCTGCAGCTTCAGGATTTTGCCCCCCTTCCAAGTTAGATTGGTGGCCATGGCCAGTGCCTGTAGAGGATTAAAATGAAACATTGGTGgctggggtttaataaaaaaaaaatcatttggtgGAAcgttatatagtaacatagaaagttaggttggaaaaagacacgcatccatcaagttcaactttaagcctgcctaactgctagttgatcaagaggaaggctaactaaaccccatttgaaacctctccaatttgcctcagaggggccattccctgaatcaacttgtgctataagctatcttccatagccctgtattccctcattcgCTAAAAGCCACCCAATCCCTTCTTaatgctatctaatgtatcagcagtGATGTAACAagaggggggggggccctggcgcgggaccgCCAGCCATACACCCAGAACCGCAGGGAATCGTGGCGCGCGAGCCCTgtgggggtgcaggccctggcccaatcgcaccccctgctcccccggtagttacgccactgtgtatcAGCCAATATGACCGATTCAGGGTGAGAATttcacatctttacagctctcgtaaaaaaaacccttccgaatatttagatggaacctcctttcttcaaaTCGGAATGGGTGCACTCTTGTCAGCTAAAAGGACctatttgtaaataaagcattagagaggttattgtatgatccccttatatatttatacatagtaatcatatcaccccttaaaagcctcttttccagctttaaaggaccagtaacatcaaatttttttaaaaaaaaattcgttagtaaacatcaaaaaataaacaccaagacaaataaaaatttaaaattgcaaagcctttattaagaaataacttaccgaaactccacttcctgtcctctacagaaaaggcgacacggcgaccatccatggtgcggcgctggatttctcctccttggctctgtctcatgctgtattgacagcatgtgaagcggctgctgcatcagagagcgtggtttccataaccgaggattgctggctcatcggcgcATCTGTAGAGTGGGGAAGCTGTTAAGAGAGGAGCTGGgccacatcgtggatgtttgtaaatccaggctgatcggagttcccagtcacGTAGCCACTCTCAATATGCGCTGCTTTCCGTATCGAGCGCTTCTTACCGACCTGAATTCAGAGGAGCTGAgccacatcgtggatgtttgtAATTCCAGGCTGATTGGAGTTCCCAGTCACGTAGCCACTCTCAATATGCGCTGCTTTCCGTATCGAGCGCTTCTTACCGACCTGAAtacgtgtcgccttttctgtagaggacaggaagtggagtttcggtaagttatttcttaataaaggctttgcaattttaaatttttatttgtcttggtgtttattttttgatgtttactaaaaaaaacttttagtttactaaaaaaaatttgatgttactggtcctttaacatccccaatttggccagtctttcctcatagctgagattttccatacctcttacctgcttagttgcccttctatggaccctctctaattcaataatgtcctgcttgaacactggagaccaaaactgtgcagCATACTCTAGATGAGGCTTTACCAGTGCCCTGTACAGTGTCAGAATaaacccctcctcctcctgcaaatctatgctccttttaatacagctcaagaccttgtttgacCTTGATGCCACTAactggtattgcttgctacagtcaagtttattatctacaaggactccaagctccttttcaattatggatttgcctagtgcagtccgaTTTAGGGTATAAggggcttgcatatttttacatcccaggtgcgtgactttacatttatcaacaggaTTGAACTGGGCTGGCggtacaccaggaaaaaacccagtgggcccccgctgacccagacccactccccgatCAGCCAGAACCCGgaactaaaacaaaaataagtgtGGTGAGCTGCACTGGATTTCATGCACGCACGCAATATGCAGGACTTTGCGCATTCACGTAGGATTCCTCCATGGTGCGCTGACGTTCGCATATGTGCGTGGTGGTCCGGCATTTGTGCATGGGGGGCCTCAaatgcgccagtccgaccctgtttatcaacattgaatctcatctgccac encodes:
- the rps24.L gene encoding 40S ribosomal protein S24 (The RefSeq protein has 1 substitution compared to this genomic sequence) — encoded protein: MNDTVTIRTRKFMTNRLLQRKQMVIDVLHPGKATVPKTEIREKLAKMYKTTPDVIFVFGFRTHFGGGKTTGFGMIYDSLDYAKKNEPKHRLAKHGLYEKKKTSRKQRKERKNRMKKVRGTAKANVGAGKKKD
- the rps24.L gene encoding 40S ribosomal protein S24 isoform X4; protein product: MNDTVTIRTRKFMTNRLLQRKQMVIDVLHPGKATVPKTEIREKLAKMYKTTPDVIFVFGFRTHFGGGKTTGFGMIYDSLDYAKKNEPKHRLARHGLYEKKKTSRKQRKERKNRMKKVRGTAKANVGAGKK
- the rps24.L gene encoding 40S ribosomal protein S24 isoform X2 produces the protein MNDTVTIRTRKFMTNRLLQRKQMVIDVLHPGKATVPKTEIREKLAKMYKTTPDVIFVFGFRTHFGGGKTTGFGMIYDSLDYAKKNEPKHRLARHGLYEKKKTSRKQRKERKNRMKKVRGTAKANVGAGKKKK
- the rps24.L gene encoding 40S ribosomal protein S24 isoform X3 yields the protein MNDTVTIRTRKFMTNRLLQRKQMVIDVLHPGKATVPKTEIREKLAKMYKTTPDVIFVFGFRTHFGGGKTTGFGMIYDSLDYAKKNEPKHRLARHGLYEKKKTSRKQRKERKNRMKKVRGTAKANVGAGKKK
- the rps24.L gene encoding 40S ribosomal protein S24 isoform X1, yielding MNDTVTIRTRKFMTNRLLQRKQMVIDVLHPGKATVPKTEIREKLAKMYKTTPDVIFVFGFRTHFGGGKTTGFGMIYDSLDYAKKNEPKHRLARHGLYEKKKTSRKQRKERKNRMKKVRGTAKANVGAGKKKVTRPAIFDIVVFEDLQLILYGNIPKTYMKWLFL